One window from the genome of Bacteroidia bacterium encodes:
- a CDS encoding MotA/TolQ/ExbB proton channel family protein encodes MSNDNSSARNRSALFVTIVIPITFVVALLIYNFVLGSGSNFQGGDHNNAPLPGNYLAIIYSGGPIVPVLMTIDLLVIIFSIERYITIGKSKGNNRLEPFVRKVKELLSAGDIDAAIAECDVQQGSVANIIRSGLHKYKQVEHEHGMEKEGKLAAIQKELEEATSLELPMLSKNLVIISTCASIATLVGLIGTVIGMIKAFAALAQAGAPDAVALASGISEALINTALGITGSAIAIVMYNYFTTKIDALTYGIDEAGFSIVQTFSAMHKQSSK; translated from the coding sequence ATGAGTAACGACAATTCATCAGCCAGAAACAGAAGCGCCCTTTTTGTAACCATTGTTATTCCAATAACGTTTGTGGTTGCTCTTTTAATTTACAATTTTGTGTTGGGAAGTGGTTCCAACTTTCAAGGAGGAGATCATAACAATGCTCCCTTGCCCGGTAATTATTTGGCAATTATTTACTCCGGAGGTCCTATCGTTCCTGTTTTGATGACGATTGACTTATTAGTTATCATTTTCTCGATTGAGCGTTACATTACCATTGGCAAATCAAAAGGAAATAACCGTTTGGAGCCATTTGTAAGAAAAGTAAAAGAATTGCTTTCTGCTGGCGACATTGATGCTGCTATTGCAGAATGTGATGTACAACAAGGTTCTGTAGCAAACATTATCCGTTCCGGTTTACATAAATACAAACAAGTTGAACACGAACACGGCATGGAAAAAGAAGGTAAATTAGCAGCTATCCAAAAAGAATTGGAAGAAGCTACTTCTTTAGAATTACCTATGCTTTCTAAAAATTTAGTAATTATTTCTACGTGTGCTTCCATCGCTACACTTGTTGGTTTGATTGGTACAGTAATTGGGATGATTAAAGCGTTTGCGGCACTTGCACAAGCAGGCGCTCCTGATGCAGTTGCATTGGCAAGCGGTATTTCTGAGGCGCTTATCAATACAGCTTTAGGTATTACAGGTTCGGCAATTGCGATTGTGATGTACAATTACTTCACCACTAAAATTGATGCACTTACTTATGGTATTGACGAAGCTGGATTTAGCATTGTGCAAACATTTTCAGCGATG